One region of Streptomyces sp. CG4 genomic DNA includes:
- a CDS encoding zinc ribbon domain-containing protein, producing the protein MDEKTGEVLTAAALAERIAWCVDLVAGMVGTLLAEHWNITDVDTLASGKDAGGRKLPSNAWMALRRLGWTISLPDGVKVNDRIVRMAQEQAGRALRSAKWRADAAAGILATWPADPNKRTSREWDAVREAIPGGEHLPSSIIRSRTRQITAFEREHGRLAADLCELESAPRVARMLLLAACDGQQATIGRSDDGQRALLRIQLPTRADPQKYADWTWVSCPIILPPTIPANAVIHLPTLRLAGGKVRADLAYTHPVPKSQRTGHTVALGVDWGLNTLLSAGAVRLRDDGRISALGAGAEFRAAGVLAKQYRIRRLSERLHGKADHYARLADPTLNGKAEVLAEEIRRVSERRCNLNDALAWSAARWAVDQAIAARATVIYLEDLRSMEAGGMGRTHNSRMSQTVRGAIAHRVRHLAAEVGIAVVTVPPRNTSKHCPYCLVPLRHRKAPDRPTVAGWKWAVCPNRECGWQGDRDHGAWLRIAARGLAHQSNTVVDRSTGTMVIRSVVDKFESKAVIVTDRKTSRKDRSKTGATRPHSNRLAPRRREVPSPAVGPCGPAGQRPEGHGPTGRTRLPRAAHRHQGVITFSKPIAGHRPRGAVLGAGFHLHAHASPPWWAEPAPDTMSRTGTLG; encoded by the coding sequence GTGGACGAGAAGACCGGCGAAGTCCTCACAGCTGCCGCCCTGGCGGAACGAATTGCCTGGTGCGTCGACTTGGTGGCTGGGATGGTCGGCACGCTGCTGGCCGAGCACTGGAACATCACCGATGTCGACACACTGGCCTCCGGCAAGGACGCCGGAGGTAGAAAGCTGCCGTCGAACGCGTGGATGGCGCTGCGTCGCCTGGGCTGGACAATCTCCCTGCCGGACGGTGTGAAGGTCAACGACCGGATCGTGCGCATGGCCCAGGAACAGGCCGGGCGCGCTCTGCGGTCGGCGAAATGGCGTGCAGACGCGGCCGCCGGGATCCTGGCCACCTGGCCTGCTGATCCGAACAAGCGCACCTCGCGAGAGTGGGATGCGGTACGCGAGGCGATACCGGGCGGCGAGCATCTGCCGTCCAGCATCATCCGCTCCCGCACGCGACAGATCACCGCTTTTGAGCGCGAGCACGGGCGTCTCGCGGCTGATCTGTGCGAGCTGGAATCAGCTCCGCGTGTTGCCCGCATGCTGCTACTGGCGGCCTGCGACGGGCAACAAGCGACCATCGGACGATCGGACGACGGGCAGCGAGCCCTGCTGCGCATACAGCTCCCCACCCGGGCCGACCCGCAGAAGTACGCGGACTGGACATGGGTTTCCTGCCCGATCATCCTGCCGCCGACCATCCCGGCGAACGCCGTGATCCACCTGCCTACCCTGCGCCTCGCAGGCGGCAAGGTGCGGGCCGACCTCGCCTACACCCACCCCGTACCCAAATCCCAGCGCACAGGACACACAGTCGCACTTGGCGTGGACTGGGGGCTGAATACCCTGCTCTCGGCCGGGGCAGTCCGGCTCCGCGACGACGGGCGCATCAGCGCCCTTGGTGCAGGCGCCGAGTTCCGGGCTGCTGGAGTACTCGCGAAGCAGTACCGGATACGCCGTCTCTCCGAGCGGCTGCACGGCAAAGCAGACCACTATGCCCGGCTCGCCGATCCCACGCTGAACGGAAAGGCGGAGGTGCTGGCCGAAGAGATACGACGCGTATCCGAGCGCCGCTGCAACCTCAACGACGCTCTTGCTTGGAGTGCGGCCCGGTGGGCTGTCGATCAGGCTATCGCTGCCAGGGCGACGGTGATCTATCTGGAAGACTTACGGTCAATGGAAGCGGGCGGCATGGGCCGCACCCACAACAGTCGCATGTCGCAGACTGTGCGAGGTGCGATTGCCCACCGCGTGCGGCACCTCGCCGCCGAGGTCGGTATCGCCGTAGTCACGGTGCCACCGCGCAACACCTCCAAGCACTGCCCCTACTGCTTGGTCCCACTGCGACACCGCAAGGCCCCCGACCGCCCCACCGTGGCAGGATGGAAGTGGGCTGTCTGCCCCAACCGTGAGTGCGGTTGGCAGGGCGACCGCGATCACGGCGCTTGGCTCCGCATCGCAGCACGCGGACTCGCCCACCAGTCCAACACTGTTGTCGACCGCAGCACTGGCACGATGGTGATCCGCTCGGTGGTCGACAAGTTCGAGTCCAAAGCCGTCATCGTGACGGACCGTAAAACCAGCCGGAAAGACCGGTCAAAGACCGGCGCCACCCGGCCTCACTCCAACCGCCTCGCGCCCAGGCGACGCGAGGTTCCCTCCCCAGCAGTCGGCCCGTGCGGTCCTGCTGGCCAGCGTCCGGAGGGACACGGACCAACGGGTCGGACCCGGCTGCCCCGAGCAGCCCACCGACACCAGGGCGTGATCACGTTCAGCAAACCCATCGCAGGCCATCGGCCACGAGGAGCAGTACTGGGCGCGGGATTCCATCTCCACGCTCATGCTTCCCCGCCCTGGTGGGCAGAACCCGCGCCGGACACCATGTCTCGCACGGGAACGCTTGGCTGA
- a CDS encoding aromatic amino acid ammonia-lyase has protein sequence MSSRIVDAPQSVPATQTATVVLDGSGLGVEDVVRLADRAAHPVLAADAMRRVEHSWNAARQIAATGRVYGRSTGVGANRNEDVPTEAAAGHGLRLLRSHAGAVGEPLPARQVRAMLAVRANQLLAGGAGLRPGVITALCEALETGAYPVVNEFGSVGTGDIAALAQLGLALAGEHPWRGAPGSPPGAPAPQPLDNNDALALISSNALTLGQSALALHELRGLIGATQVVAALSLLAVDGSHEAYAAPVHAARPHRGSTETARRMRELIGAADRPTPPLGRIQDPYGFRCLPQIHGPAHDAADALEQVLCVEINAAAENPLIAPEDLAAYHHGGFYQAQLALALDHFRLAVTQVARLSTSRLSTLNEPAYTRLRPFLADQEPASSGVMILEYAAGAALGDLRAFSAPASLGHAVLSRGVEEQASFASLAARQTLRACGAYRLVVGCELVAAVRALRQRDLRPDQGLPAGEAFALAESVLDPDPADRPLTDDVTQAAALLDRFTDIWRGSAS, from the coding sequence ATGTCGTCTCGCATTGTGGACGCGCCGCAGTCCGTTCCAGCCACGCAGACCGCGACCGTGGTCCTGGACGGGTCCGGACTCGGCGTCGAGGACGTCGTCCGGCTCGCCGACCGCGCCGCGCATCCGGTCCTCGCGGCCGACGCGATGCGGCGCGTGGAGCACTCCTGGAACGCCGCCCGGCAGATCGCGGCCACCGGGCGCGTCTACGGCCGCTCCACCGGCGTCGGCGCCAACCGGAACGAGGACGTGCCCACCGAGGCCGCCGCCGGCCACGGCCTGCGGCTGCTGCGCAGCCACGCCGGTGCCGTCGGCGAACCCCTCCCGGCCCGCCAGGTGCGCGCGATGCTCGCCGTCCGCGCCAACCAGCTGCTGGCCGGCGGCGCCGGCCTGAGGCCCGGCGTGATCACCGCCCTGTGCGAGGCGCTGGAGACGGGCGCGTACCCGGTGGTCAACGAGTTCGGCTCCGTCGGCACCGGCGACATAGCCGCCCTGGCCCAGCTCGGGCTCGCGCTCGCCGGGGAGCACCCCTGGCGCGGCGCCCCCGGATCACCGCCCGGCGCCCCCGCGCCGCAGCCCCTCGACAACAACGACGCCCTCGCCCTGATCAGCAGCAACGCCCTCACCCTCGGCCAGTCCGCGCTCGCCCTGCACGAACTGCGCGGGCTCATCGGCGCCACCCAGGTCGTCGCGGCGCTGTCCCTGCTCGCCGTCGACGGCTCCCACGAGGCCTACGCCGCCCCCGTGCACGCCGCCCGCCCGCACCGGGGCAGCACCGAGACGGCCCGGCGGATGCGGGAGCTGATCGGCGCCGCCGACCGGCCGACCCCGCCGCTCGGCCGGATTCAGGACCCGTACGGCTTCCGCTGCCTGCCCCAGATCCACGGCCCCGCGCACGATGCCGCCGACGCCCTGGAGCAGGTGCTGTGCGTGGAGATCAACGCGGCCGCCGAGAACCCGCTCATCGCCCCCGAGGATCTCGCCGCCTACCACCACGGCGGCTTCTACCAGGCCCAACTGGCCCTCGCCCTCGACCACTTCAGGCTCGCGGTGACCCAGGTGGCCCGGCTGTCCACGTCCCGCCTGTCCACGCTCAACGAGCCCGCCTACACCCGGCTGCGCCCCTTCCTCGCCGACCAGGAGCCGGCCTCCTCCGGAGTGATGATCCTGGAGTACGCGGCCGGCGCGGCCCTCGGCGACCTACGGGCCTTCTCCGCGCCCGCCTCGCTCGGCCACGCTGTACTCTCCCGGGGCGTCGAGGAACAGGCGAGCTTCGCCTCGCTCGCCGCGCGGCAGACCCTGCGCGCGTGCGGTGCGTATCGTCTGGTGGTCGGCTGCGAGCTCGTCGCCGCCGTCCGCGCGCTGCGCCAGCGTGACCTGCGGCCCGACCAGGGGCTGCCGGCCGGAGAGGCGTTCGCGCTCGCCGAGTCGGTCCTCGACCCCGACCCGGCCGACCGGCCGCTCACGGACGACGTGACACAGGCGGCCGCACTGCTCGACCGGTTCACGGACATCTGGAGGGGGAGCGCGTCATGA
- a CDS encoding ABC transporter permease, with translation MTIDWSWISAHTDDLTTLTLSHLQAALTAVALGLLISLPLAVIAHRLPRLRGVLLGASNVLFTIPSIAIFVLLLPVSGLTRTTTVTGLTVYTLVVLLRNTVEGLDSVPVKVKEAAKAMGTRPLRTLLTVEFPLALPVIFAGVRIATVMSISLVSVATYIGDGGLGQLFTDGFQRNFATPVIAGVALTLLLAVVADAALVAVQYALTPWTRRRA, from the coding sequence ATGACGATCGACTGGTCCTGGATATCCGCCCACACCGACGACCTGACGACTCTCACCCTCTCCCACCTCCAGGCCGCCCTGACGGCCGTAGCCCTCGGCCTGCTGATCTCGCTCCCGCTGGCCGTGATCGCCCACCGGCTCCCCCGCCTGCGCGGTGTGCTGCTCGGCGCTTCGAACGTCCTCTTCACGATCCCGTCGATCGCGATCTTCGTCCTGCTCCTGCCGGTCAGCGGCCTGACCCGCACCACCACCGTGACCGGCCTGACCGTCTACACCCTGGTCGTCCTGCTGCGGAACACCGTCGAGGGCCTCGACTCGGTCCCCGTGAAGGTGAAGGAGGCGGCGAAGGCGATGGGCACGCGCCCCCTGCGCACGCTCCTCACCGTCGAGTTCCCCCTCGCGCTCCCCGTGATCTTCGCCGGCGTCCGTATCGCCACCGTCATGTCGATCTCCCTGGTCTCCGTCGCCACCTACATCGGCGACGGCGGCCTCGGCCAGCTCTTCACCGACGGCTTCCAGCGCAACTTCGCGACCCCGGTGATCGCCGGAGTGGCCCTCACCCTGCTCCTCGCCGTCGTCGCGGACGCGGCGCTGGTCGCCGTCCAGTACGCCCTCACCCCCTGGACCAGGAGGCGAGCCTGA
- a CDS encoding MurR/RpiR family transcriptional regulator has protein sequence MSVDRSTGVAFEETPGTASGGAAGGAFGVTDSPANRLQALFEGHRLTPTQRRIAHSMVRRAADVPFLSSVELAELAGVSQPSVTRFAVALGFDGYPALRRHLREVVPAEPAAEAGAFNEYQQAVEAEIENLRHLADLLADPRPVQKAGRILAASRPLPVLGLRAAASQAYGFAYFAAKVHPDVRLLNEGGTMIQDRIDAAVRAGASALLCFALPRHPREVVDTLAYAKDAGLTTVTVADSAFAPVAKYSDLLLPAAVGTGLAFDTACAPMLLGRVLLEAVCDDLPAAQARLEEFDAKAAARGLFVE, from the coding sequence ATGAGCGTGGACAGGAGTACCGGTGTGGCCTTCGAAGAGACGCCGGGTACGGCTTCCGGCGGGGCTGCGGGAGGGGCCTTCGGCGTCACGGACAGTCCCGCGAACCGGCTGCAGGCGCTGTTCGAGGGGCACCGGCTCACGCCGACCCAGCGCCGGATCGCGCACAGCATGGTGCGGCGGGCCGCCGACGTGCCCTTCCTGTCCAGCGTGGAGCTGGCCGAACTGGCCGGGGTCAGCCAGCCGTCGGTGACCCGGTTCGCCGTCGCGCTCGGCTTCGACGGCTATCCGGCGCTGCGCCGGCATCTGCGCGAGGTCGTCCCCGCCGAACCGGCCGCCGAGGCGGGCGCCTTCAACGAGTACCAGCAGGCCGTCGAGGCCGAGATCGAGAACCTGAGGCACCTCGCCGACCTGCTCGCCGACCCGCGCCCGGTGCAGAAGGCCGGCCGGATCCTCGCCGCCTCCCGCCCGCTGCCGGTGCTCGGCCTGCGCGCGGCCGCCTCCCAGGCGTACGGCTTCGCCTACTTCGCCGCCAAGGTCCACCCGGACGTCCGGCTGCTCAACGAGGGCGGCACGATGATCCAGGACCGGATCGACGCCGCCGTCCGCGCGGGCGCCTCCGCGCTGCTGTGCTTCGCGCTGCCCCGGCATCCGCGCGAGGTCGTCGACACCCTCGCCTACGCCAAGGACGCGGGCCTGACCACCGTCACCGTCGCCGACTCCGCGTTCGCGCCGGTCGCCAAGTACTCCGACCTGCTGCTGCCCGCCGCCGTCGGCACCGGGCTCGCCTTCGACACCGCGTGCGCGCCGATGCTGCTCGGCCGGGTGCTGCTGGAGGCGGTCTGTGACGACCTGCCCGCGGCGCAGGCCCGGCTGGAGGAGTTCGACGCGAAGGCGGCGGCCCGCGGGCTGTTCGTCGAGTGA
- a CDS encoding ABC transporter substrate-binding protein: protein MNRRTLLGGLFAVASVPALSACASGITSLNGQGSGTGGGGSSKGGVTIGTANFTENQVLGYLYAAALQGAGVKVTVRPNLGTREIVIPALRGGDIDLLPEYQGALLNYLAPKATASESGEMQNALTQALPAGLQVLPYGMAEDSDAFVVTRETAKQYGLTSLADLKKQNGKLVIGAAPEVKKRQVGAVGLKDVYGVEFKEFKSLDSDGPLVKGALKKGDVDVANLFTTDTDIQANGWVVLTDPAHLIPSQHIVPLIADRKADDTVRKALAGLGNLLTTAQLTELNRQVDKDKKDPEDVANAYAKQHGLVK from the coding sequence ATGAACCGACGTACTCTCCTCGGCGGCCTGTTCGCGGTCGCCTCCGTCCCCGCCCTCTCCGCCTGCGCCAGCGGCATCACCTCCCTCAACGGCCAGGGCTCCGGCACCGGCGGCGGTGGCTCCAGCAAGGGCGGAGTCACCATCGGCACGGCCAACTTCACCGAGAACCAGGTGCTCGGCTACCTCTACGCGGCCGCCCTGCAGGGCGCCGGTGTGAAGGTGACCGTCCGCCCCAACCTCGGCACCCGCGAGATCGTCATCCCGGCGCTCAGGGGCGGCGACATCGACCTGCTGCCCGAGTACCAGGGCGCCCTCCTCAACTACCTCGCCCCGAAGGCCACGGCCTCCGAGTCCGGCGAGATGCAGAACGCCCTCACCCAGGCCCTCCCGGCCGGCCTCCAGGTGCTGCCCTACGGCATGGCGGAGGACTCCGACGCCTTCGTCGTCACCCGCGAGACGGCGAAGCAGTACGGGCTGACCTCCCTCGCCGACCTGAAGAAGCAGAACGGCAAGCTGGTCATCGGCGCCGCGCCCGAGGTGAAGAAGCGCCAGGTCGGCGCGGTCGGCCTGAAGGACGTGTACGGCGTGGAGTTCAAGGAGTTCAAGTCGCTGGACTCGGACGGGCCGCTGGTCAAGGGCGCGTTGAAGAAGGGCGACGTGGACGTGGCGAACCTCTTCACCACCGACACCGACATCCAGGCCAACGGCTGGGTGGTCCTCACCGACCCCGCGCACCTCATCCCCAGCCAGCACATCGTCCCGCTCATCGCCGACCGCAAGGCCGACGACACCGTCCGCAAGGCCCTCGCCGGGCTGGGCAACCTGCTGACCACGGCCCAGCTCACCGAGCTGAACCGGCAGGTGGACAAGGACAAGAAGGACCCGGAGGACGTGGCGAACGCGTACGCCAAGCAGCA
- a CDS encoding ABC transporter ATP-binding protein, with translation MIQFDAVHKRFPNGTTAVHDLNLEMPEGGLTVLVGSSGCGKTTTLRMINRMIEPTSGTIRVGGRDVTRQDPAELRRSIGYVIQQAGLFPHRTVLDNIATVPLLLGWNRRKARARAAELLETVGLAAEAGKRYPHQLSGGQQQRVGVARALAADPPVLLMDEPFGAVDPVVRTQLQDELLRLQQELSKTIVFVTHDIDEAVRLGDRIAVFRTGGHLVQCAPPAELLARPADDFVADFLGAERGLKLLSLKTLADVPQGPAPQGGPWTLVRDAQGKPLHWASKDAEIPVRPLTDADSLLSALNESVASPTGLIARVDADGVLTGVSSRNDIHEHAGRAHAEVRVAA, from the coding sequence ATGATCCAGTTCGACGCGGTCCACAAGCGCTTCCCCAACGGCACCACAGCAGTCCACGACCTCAACCTGGAGATGCCGGAGGGCGGCCTCACCGTCCTGGTCGGATCCTCCGGTTGCGGCAAGACCACCACCCTGCGGATGATCAACCGGATGATCGAGCCGACGTCGGGCACCATCCGCGTCGGCGGCAGGGACGTCACCCGGCAGGACCCGGCCGAACTGCGCCGTTCCATCGGCTACGTCATCCAGCAGGCCGGCCTCTTCCCGCACCGCACGGTGCTCGACAACATCGCCACCGTCCCGCTGCTGCTCGGCTGGAACCGCCGGAAGGCCCGGGCCCGCGCCGCAGAACTCCTGGAGACCGTCGGCCTCGCCGCCGAAGCCGGCAAGCGCTACCCGCACCAGCTCTCCGGCGGCCAGCAGCAGCGGGTCGGCGTCGCCCGCGCGCTCGCCGCCGACCCGCCGGTGCTGCTCATGGACGAGCCCTTCGGCGCGGTCGACCCGGTCGTACGCACCCAGCTCCAGGACGAACTGCTCAGGCTGCAGCAGGAGTTGAGCAAGACCATCGTGTTCGTCACGCACGACATCGACGAGGCCGTCCGGCTCGGCGACCGGATCGCGGTCTTCCGCACCGGCGGCCATCTGGTCCAGTGCGCCCCGCCCGCCGAACTCCTCGCCCGCCCGGCCGACGACTTCGTGGCCGACTTCCTCGGCGCGGAGCGCGGACTGAAGCTGCTGTCCCTGAAGACCCTCGCCGACGTCCCGCAGGGCCCGGCACCACAGGGCGGCCCCTGGACCCTCGTCCGCGACGCGCAGGGCAAGCCCCTGCACTGGGCGTCGAAGGACGCCGAGATCCCCGTACGCCCGCTGACGGACGCCGACTCCCTGCTCTCCGCGCTCAACGAGTCGGTCGCCTCCCCCACCGGACTGATCGCCCGCGTCGACGCCGACGGCGTGCTCACCGGCGTCTCCTCCCGCAACGACATCCACGAGCACGCGGGACGCGCCCACGCCGAAGTGCGGGTGGCCGCATGA
- the hutU gene encoding urocanate hydratase, which yields MSGPRPVRAPRGTELSALGWQQEAALRMLQNNLDPEVAEHPDKLVVYGGTGKAARDWRSFDAMVRTLRTLKQDETMLVQSGRPVGVMQTHEWAPRVLIANSNLVGDWANWEEFRRLEALGLTMYGQMTAGSWIYIGTQGILQGTYETFAAVAAKKFNGTLAGTITLTAGLGGMGGAQPLAVTMNDGVAICIDCDPRAIERRIEHRYLDVRADSLDHALQLAVEARDARRPLSIGVLGNAAELLPQLLAMNAPIDIVTDQTSAHDPLAYLPLGVAFEDMADEAAKDPAGFTARARESMARHVEAMVGFMDAGAEVFDYGNSIRGEAQLAGYGRAFAFPGFVPAYIRPLFCEGKGPFRWAALSGDPADIAKTDKAILELFPENESLARWIKMAGERVHFQGLPARICWLGYGERDKAGERFNDMVASGELAAPLAIGRDHLDCGSVASPYRETEAMLDGSDAIADWPLLNAMVNVASGASWVSLHHGGGVGMGRSIHAGQVTVADGTKLGGEKIRRVLTNDPGMGVIRHVDAGYDSAESVAQERGVRVPMREGDEA from the coding sequence ATGTCGGGACCCCGCCCCGTACGAGCACCGCGCGGCACAGAGCTCAGCGCCCTGGGATGGCAGCAGGAGGCCGCCCTGCGCATGCTGCAGAACAACCTCGACCCGGAGGTCGCGGAGCACCCCGACAAGCTCGTCGTCTACGGCGGCACCGGCAAGGCCGCCCGTGACTGGCGCTCCTTCGACGCGATGGTCCGCACGCTGCGGACCCTCAAGCAGGACGAGACCATGCTGGTCCAGTCCGGCCGCCCGGTCGGCGTGATGCAGACCCACGAGTGGGCCCCGCGCGTCCTCATCGCCAACTCCAACCTGGTCGGCGACTGGGCCAACTGGGAGGAGTTCCGCCGCCTGGAGGCCCTCGGCCTGACCATGTACGGCCAGATGACCGCCGGCTCCTGGATCTACATCGGCACCCAGGGCATCCTCCAGGGCACCTACGAGACCTTCGCCGCCGTCGCCGCCAAGAAGTTCAACGGCACCCTCGCCGGGACCATCACCCTCACCGCCGGCCTCGGCGGCATGGGCGGCGCCCAGCCGCTCGCCGTGACGATGAACGACGGCGTCGCGATCTGTATCGACTGCGACCCGCGCGCCATCGAGCGCCGCATCGAGCACCGCTACCTCGACGTCAGGGCGGACTCGCTGGACCACGCGCTCCAGCTGGCGGTGGAGGCGCGCGACGCCCGCCGCCCGCTGTCGATCGGCGTGCTCGGCAACGCGGCCGAGCTGCTCCCGCAGCTGCTCGCGATGAACGCCCCCATCGACATCGTCACCGACCAGACCTCCGCCCACGACCCGCTGGCGTACCTGCCGCTGGGTGTGGCCTTCGAGGACATGGCCGACGAAGCCGCCAAGGACCCGGCCGGCTTCACCGCCCGTGCCCGCGAGTCCATGGCCAGGCACGTCGAGGCCATGGTCGGCTTCATGGACGCCGGCGCCGAGGTCTTCGACTACGGCAACTCCATTCGCGGTGAGGCCCAACTCGCCGGCTACGGCCGGGCGTTCGCCTTCCCCGGCTTCGTCCCCGCGTACATCCGCCCGCTCTTCTGCGAGGGCAAGGGCCCGTTCCGCTGGGCGGCCCTGTCCGGCGACCCCGCCGACATCGCCAAGACCGACAAGGCGATCCTGGAGCTGTTCCCGGAGAACGAGTCCCTGGCCCGCTGGATCAAGATGGCCGGCGAGCGCGTCCACTTCCAGGGCCTGCCCGCGCGGATCTGCTGGCTCGGCTACGGCGAGCGCGACAAGGCCGGTGAGCGCTTCAACGACATGGTGGCGAGCGGGGAGCTCGCCGCGCCGCTGGCCATCGGCCGCGACCACCTCGACTGCGGCTCGGTGGCCTCCCCGTACCGCGAGACCGAAGCCATGCTCGACGGCTCCGACGCGATCGCCGACTGGCCGCTGCTGAACGCCATGGTCAACGTGGCGTCCGGGGCGTCGTGGGTTTCCCTTCACCACGGTGGCGGTGTGGGTATGGGCCGCTCCATCCACGCCGGGCAGGTCACCGTGGCCGACGGGACGAAGCTGGGTGGCGAGAAGATCCGGCGGGTGCTGACGAACGACCCGGGTATGGGTGTCATCCGGCACGTCGACGCGGGGTACGACAGTGCCGAGTCCGTTGCGCAGGAGCGCGGGGTGCGTGTGCCTATGCGTGAGGGTGACGAGGCGTGA
- a CDS encoding ABC transporter permease, whose translation MYELLKNLGAWLTSGAQWTGPDGIAHRLAEHLQYSLLATLIAAAIGLPLGLLIGHTGKGAFVAINLASFGRALPTVGLVVLVFLAGGLSMLPVCVALVALAVPAIVTNTYAGMTAVDPDVKDAARGQGMRGHQVLFRVELPLALPLIMTGLRLALIQVVATATIAAYVSFGGLGRYVFDGLAQRDLVQVLGGAVLVALVAVVLDVALATLQRFLFLPHARRLARGGTPIRTA comes from the coding sequence ATGTACGAGCTCCTCAAGAACCTCGGCGCCTGGCTGACCAGCGGCGCCCAGTGGACCGGCCCCGACGGCATCGCCCACCGCCTCGCCGAACACCTGCAGTACTCCCTGCTGGCCACGCTCATCGCCGCCGCCATCGGCCTCCCGCTCGGCCTGCTGATCGGCCACACCGGCAAGGGCGCGTTCGTCGCGATCAACCTCGCCTCCTTCGGCCGCGCGCTGCCGACGGTCGGCCTGGTCGTGCTGGTCTTCCTGGCCGGCGGTCTGTCGATGCTGCCGGTGTGCGTCGCGCTGGTGGCCCTCGCGGTCCCGGCGATCGTCACCAACACCTACGCCGGCATGACCGCCGTCGACCCGGATGTGAAGGACGCGGCGCGCGGGCAGGGCATGCGCGGCCACCAGGTCCTGTTCCGGGTGGAGTTGCCGCTGGCCCTCCCCCTGATCATGACCGGCCTGCGCCTGGCCCTGATCCAGGTGGTCGCCACGGCCACCATCGCCGCGTACGTCTCCTTCGGCGGCCTGGGCCGCTACGTCTTCGACGGCCTCGCCCAGCGGGACCTGGTCCAGGTGCTCGGCGGCGCGGTGCTGGTCGCCCTGGTCGCCGTCGTCCTGGACGTGGCCCTGGCCACCCTCCAGCGCTTCCTCTTCCTCCCCCACGCTCGACGGCTCGCGCGCGGGGGCACCCCCATCCGCACCGCGTAG
- a CDS encoding diaminopimelate decarboxylase, with protein sequence MERDIEAEAEARAARRDEAVRAAVEQGLLAPDAAVVALLDVTGIRESARALRAAFDAVVPSGTPVLHAFAVKATPLVPVLRLLREAGLGAEVASPGELALARAAGVPAERTVLDAPAKTPAELREALALGIAVNADNPQELDRLDALAHESPTRSPLGIRINPQIGGGSIGATSTATATSKFGVGLRDEGAREWVVRAFLERPWLTRLHAHTGSQGIPMPLLARGVAETYALAEEINARAGRRQVDTLDIGGGLSVDFASEAAAPTYAQYARVLAEEVPGLFDGRYGLVTEFGRSLMARHGTVVARVEYTKSAGGRRIAVTHAGVQVATRTVYVPEAWPLRIAAYDAKGRPKTGPETVQDVAGPACFSGDLLAEGRSLPLLEQGDYAAALDTGAYYFAHHYAYNSLVRPGVYGFAPDGAGGVAFAVVREPQTLAEVVAESGGAHADALTTLWAPEHR encoded by the coding sequence GTGGAGCGGGACATCGAGGCCGAGGCCGAGGCGCGCGCCGCCCGGCGGGACGAGGCGGTGCGCGCCGCCGTGGAGCAGGGGCTGCTCGCTCCGGACGCGGCCGTGGTCGCGCTGCTGGACGTGACCGGGATCCGGGAGTCGGCACGAGCGCTGCGGGCGGCGTTCGACGCGGTCGTACCGTCCGGGACGCCGGTGCTGCACGCCTTCGCGGTGAAGGCGACCCCGCTGGTGCCGGTGCTGCGGCTGCTGCGCGAGGCGGGCCTCGGCGCCGAGGTGGCGAGTCCGGGCGAGCTGGCGCTGGCGCGGGCGGCCGGGGTGCCGGCGGAGCGGACGGTGCTGGACGCGCCCGCGAAGACCCCGGCCGAGCTGCGCGAGGCGCTGGCGCTGGGCATCGCCGTCAACGCGGACAACCCCCAGGAGCTGGACCGGCTCGACGCCCTGGCGCACGAGTCACCCACCCGGTCTCCGCTCGGCATCCGGATCAACCCGCAGATCGGCGGCGGCTCGATCGGGGCCACGTCCACGGCGACGGCGACCTCCAAGTTCGGGGTCGGCCTGCGCGACGAGGGGGCGCGCGAGTGGGTCGTACGGGCGTTCCTGGAGCGGCCGTGGCTGACCCGGCTGCATGCGCACACCGGCTCGCAGGGCATCCCGATGCCGCTGCTGGCGCGGGGCGTGGCGGAGACGTACGCGCTCGCGGAGGAGATCAACGCGCGGGCCGGGCGGCGGCAGGTCGACACGCTCGACATCGGCGGCGGGCTGTCGGTGGACTTCGCCTCGGAGGCGGCGGCGCCGACGTATGCGCAGTACGCGCGCGTACTGGCCGAGGAGGTGCCGGGGCTGTTCGACGGGCGGTACGGACTGGTGACCGAGTTCGGACGCTCGCTCATGGCCCGGCACGGGACGGTGGTGGCGCGGGTGGAGTACACCAAGAGCGCGGGCGGGCGGCGGATCGCGGTGACGCACGCGGGCGTGCAGGTGGCGACGCGCACGGTGTACGTACCCGAGGCGTGGCCGCTCAGGATCGCCGCGTACGACGCGAAGGGCCGGCCGAAGACGGGGCCGGAGACGGTGCAGGACGTGGCCGGGCCGGCCTGCTTCTCGGGCGACCTGCTGGCCGAGGGGCGCAGCCTGCCCCTGCTGGAACAGGGCGACTACGCGGCGGCGCTGGACACGGGCGCGTACTACTTCGCCCATCACTACGCCTACAACTCCCTTGTCCGGCCGGGTGTGTACGGCTTCGCGCCGGACGGTGCGGGAGGCGTGGCCTTCGCGGTCGTACGGGAGCCGCAGACCCTCGCCGAGGTGGTGGCGGAGTCCGGCGGGGCGCACGCGGACGCGCTCACCACGCTATGGGCGCCGGAGCACCGGTGA